AACTGGAACCAGGGTGCGGCCTTCGGCTTCCTGCTTCTGCTCCTAAGCTCCCTCATCATCTGGGCGGGCCTCAAAATAAGCCGCCAGAAGCTCGGGGAGGTGGCCTCGTGATCCGCTCGCTGCCCAATTCCAAGGCCTACACCTGGTCCTTTCACGTCTTCGTGATCCTCTATTTCGTCTTTCTCTTTGCGCCGCTTCTGGTCACCTGCGTGCTGGCCTTCAATGACTCCAACTTTCCGTCCCTGCCCTGGAACGGCGGCACCCTGGACTGGTTTTTCTCTCCCGGGCCAAAGCGCGTGGGCATCTTCCACGACGCCCAGAACCTGCGCTCCATCATGGTCAGCTTCGAGACCGCGGTCATCGTCTCCATCCTGTGCGTCGTGGTCGGCACCTGCACCGCCTTCGCCTTCGAGCAGGAAAAATTTCCATTCAAAAATGTCCTCTATTTTCTCATGCTGGCCCCCCTGGTCATCCCCGGCGTCATCCTGGGCATCTCCCAGCTCCTGGGGGCCACCACCGCCGGAATGTTCGCGGAAAAACACCTCGGCGTCGACGTGCCCTTTTTCCGGCCAAGCTTCTGGCTGGTGGTCCTGGGGCAGTTCTCGTTCATCACCACCTTCGTGGCCCTGGTGGTCTCGGCCCGCCTGCGCAAGTTCGACCGCTCCCTGGAAGAGGCCGCCCTGAACCTGGGGGCCACCCGCTTCGAGGTCATAAGGCTCATCACCCTGCGTTTTCTTCGGCCCTCCATCATCGGAGCCGGGGCCGTGGCCTTCCTCATGAGCTTTGAAAACTTCAACACCACCTTGTTTCTGGTCGGCTCCCAGCCCACCCTGCCCATCAACCTCTACCTCCAGGTCCGCGACGGCAGCACCCCGGTCATAAACGCCATCTCGTTTCTGCTCATCGTCGGCACCTCCGGACTGGCCCTGGTCAACCTGTACCTCAATCGCAAGGAATCCTGAGCCGTGTTCTTCCACCATATCCCCGACTCCCAGGCCATCGGCGCACACCGGGGGGCACGCTCCCTGGCCCCGGAAAACACCCTCCCGGCCATCGCCAGGGCCCATCACTGCGGCGCGCATTTCCTGGAAATCGACGTGCGCCTGACCGCTGACGGCCATGTGGTCGTCTTTCACGACGACACCCCGGCCCGCACCACGAATATCGCCGCCTCACCCCTGGCCGCGCGCGCCACGCACCACATCGACACCTTCACCCTGGCCGAACTGCAAAGCCTCGACGCCGGTTCCTGGTTCGCCGCCACGGATCCCCATGGAACCGTCAAGACTGGCGAGGTCGCTCCCCAGGATGCCGCGTCCTTTCCTTCCGTCATTATCCCCACTCTGCGTCAGGTGCTCGATTTCTGCCGCGAACACGCCTTCCCCATAAACGTGGAGATCAAGGATCACGCCGGGCGCTCCGGCGATTCCGCCATCACCGCCGCCGTCCTGGAACTCGTGGCCGATACCGAAACCCGGGATCTGGTGCTTCTCTCCTCCTTCAACCACCGCTACCTCACCCAGGCCGCCGTCTTCGACCCGGATGTCCCCCGGGCCGCCCTGATCGAGACCGCTCACCCCGGAAACATCCTGGACTACCTCATGTTCCTCGACGTGGCCGCCTGCCATCCCGATCACCATATCACCCCCCCCGATCTGGCCCGGGCACTTCTGGACGACGGGCTTCGCGTCAACCTCTGGACCATCAACGACCCGGATGTCGCCCGCGCCTACCCCCCCGGGGCGGGAATCATCACCGACGTGCCGCAACGGTTTGTCTAACCCCGGGGCAGCCGCCCCGGTTCGTCCAGGTATTGGTTTTTCCAGGCCGTCCAGGCCTCGCGGGCGCGGGAGGCGTAGAGGGCCTTGCGGCTGGCCTTCTTGTTCCGGCCGGGCAGTTCGGGAGAGAGGCCGAAGTTGACGTTGGAGGGTTGGAAGTGTTTGGCGTCGGTGCGCAGGTGCGAGAGCAGCGCGCCCAGGGCCGATTCGGGAGGCGGAGGGGGGAGTTCCCGGCCATGGAGCCGGGCTACGAGGGAAAGGCCGAGCCACAGGCCACAGGCGGCGGATTCCACGTAGCCTTCCACGCCGGTGATCTGTCCGGCCAGGAAGACGCCGGGCCGGGCCAGGAGTTCCAGGGAGGGCGAGAGGGTTTTGGGGGCCTCGACGAAGGTGTTGCGGTGGATGCTGCCCAGGCGGAGGAATTCGGCGTGAGCGAGGCCGGGGATGGTGCGGAACACGCGTTGTTGTTCGGGATAGGTGAGTTTGGTCTGGAAGCCGACCATGTTGTATGCGGTGCGGGCGGCGTTTTCTGGGCGCAGTTGGATGACGGCGAAGGGGCGTCGGCCGGTGCGCGGGTCCGTGAGGCCCACGGGTTTGAGGGGCCCGAAGGCCAGGGTCATTTCGCCGCGCTGGGCCATGGCCTCGATGGGCAGGCAGCCTTCGAAGTGCAGTTCCTTTTCGAATTCCCGAGGCTGGACCTTGTCGGCGGCCAGGAGGTCGGCCACGAAGCGGCGGTAGCCGTCCTCGTCCATGGGGCAGTTGAGGTAGTCGCCCTCGCCTTCCTCGTAGCGGGAGGCGAAGAAGGCGACGTCGTAGTCGACGCTGGCGGCGTCCACGATGGGCGCGATGGCGTCGTAGAAATAGAGGCTTTGCTGGCCGATGGCCCGGGCCAGGTCGGCGGCCAGGGCGTCCGAGGCCAGGGGACCGGCGGCCAGGACCACGGCGTCGAGACCGGCCAGGGCCGGATCGTCCAGGCTTTGAATCTCTCGGCGGTCGAGGCGGATGCGGGGCTGGGCCGTTATACGGGCGGTGATTTCGGCGGAGAAGAGGTCGCGGTCCACGGCCAGGGCCTTTCCGGCCGGGATGGCGGTGTGCCGGGCGGCGTCCATGACCAGGCTTCCGGCCTCGGCCATTTCGAGCTTGAGAAGCCCCACGGCGGACAGGGGATCGTCCGAGCGAAAGGAATTGGAGCACACCAGTTCCGCCAGATTTTCGGAGGTATGGGCCGGGGAGAACGTCGTCGGCTTCATCTCGAAAAGGGTCACGTCCACATCCGCCCGAGCCAGGGCCATGGCGCATTCGCACCCGGCGAGTCCTGCGCCCACGATTCCGACACGCATGAAAAACCTCCCTGTCCGCCCGGATGTGGCGGAGATTTCGATGCCGCTCTGGTGTTTCCCCGGCGTACGAGGCGGCGTGACCCCGCCGGGCGGGGGTTAGGCCGTCAGTTTGGCAGCGATGGCGGCCAGATGGCGTCCCTGGAAGCGGGCGGCGGCCAGTTCGTTTTCCGAAGGGCGGCGGCTGCCGTCGGGACCGGCGATGGTGGTGGCCCCGTAGGGGGAGCCGCCGGTGATCTCGTCCACCCGGGTCTGCCCGGAAAAGGAATAGGGCAGCCCGACCACGACCATGCCGTGGTGCAAAAGGGTGTAGATGAAGCTGACCAGGGTGGTTTCCTGTCCGCCGTGCTGGGTGGCGGTCGAGCAAAAGACCCCGGCGGGTTTGCCCACCAGGGCTCCTTTGGCCCACAGGCCGCCGGTGGCGTCCAGGAATTGCCGCATCTGGCCGCACATGTTGCCGAAGCGGGTGGGCGTGCCGAAGAGGATGGCGTCGGCCGCCTCAAGTTCGTCCAGGGTGCAGACGGGAACCACGCTCAAGGATTTCTGGATGTCGGCGGCCCCCATTTTTTCGATGACCTCCGGGGACAGGGTCTCCGGCACGCGGCGCAGCGTGGCCACGGCGCCGGGGATTTCGGCCACGCCTTCGGCGGCGGCCTGGGCCAGGGCGCTGACGTGTCCGTAGAGGGAATAATACACGGTGAGCACGTTCATGGGGGCGACTCCTGTTGCGGTTTGTCGGCGCCGCAAGGGTAGCCTGGAGCGGAGACGGGGGCAAGCCGTATGGTGCGTCGGCCTGGCTTGGGAGATGCCGGGGAACGGCGGTCGGGCCGGGGGGCTCCCTGGCGTGGAGCATATGGGGCTGTGGCCGGGAGGAGGCCTTGATGCGGGGAAAAGCCGGGAGGACAGGGGGCGGATCGGCCGGGCGTCAGCGCGGCGGGATATGCAAAACCTGTCCCGGGGTGATCCTGTTTTGGCTGGCGAGGGCGTTGTGGGAGGCCAAGGTGGCGACTTCAACGTTATGCCGCTTGGCGATGCCTCCCAGAGTGTCGCCTTTTTGTACGGTATAGGCGGCTTCGGCGCTGCCGGAGGGGGCTTGGGCCGGGGCGGCCTTTTCGAGGGCCTGCCCGGGAGGGCCGGGGACGTCGGCGTCGGTTGTCGGTTTCGGTGCGCTGTCCGGGGTTTCGGCCGGGATTTCGGCCGGGGAATGGGCGGGCCTTTTGGTGTTCCCGCTTGGCGGTTCCGGAATGACCAGTTCAGGGTCCGAAGCGAGATCCTTGGTGCTGGATTGGCGGCCCATGCGCAATTCTTTTTCTTTCTTGATGACGATGTATTTCTCCCGGGCGGCGAAGAATTGTTTTTCCACCTCGGCCCCCGGGGCCACGGGGCCGGAACGCACGGCCTGGGCATAGTCGGCGCGGGCGGCGCGCAGTTGTTCCAGGGCCAGTTCGCCCTCCTGGTTGAGAAGATCGTCATTGATATAGGCCATATTGGCCTGGTAGTCGGAATACTTGGCGCATCCGGCCATGGTCGTCGCCAGGACGGCAATGAGGCAGAAAGCGAGGAATTTCGGGCTATTCG
Above is a genomic segment from Desulfolutivibrio sulfodismutans DSM 3696 containing:
- a CDS encoding ABC transporter permease; amino-acid sequence: MIRSLPNSKAYTWSFHVFVILYFVFLFAPLLVTCVLAFNDSNFPSLPWNGGTLDWFFSPGPKRVGIFHDAQNLRSIMVSFETAVIVSILCVVVGTCTAFAFEQEKFPFKNVLYFLMLAPLVIPGVILGISQLLGATTAGMFAEKHLGVDVPFFRPSFWLVVLGQFSFITTFVALVVSARLRKFDRSLEEAALNLGATRFEVIRLITLRFLRPSIIGAGAVAFLMSFENFNTTLFLVGSQPTLPINLYLQVRDGSTPVINAISFLLIVGTSGLALVNLYLNRKES
- the trmFO gene encoding methylenetetrahydrofolate--tRNA-(uracil(54)-C(5))-methyltransferase (FADH(2)-oxidizing) TrmFO codes for the protein MRVGIVGAGLAGCECAMALARADVDVTLFEMKPTTFSPAHTSENLAELVCSNSFRSDDPLSAVGLLKLEMAEAGSLVMDAARHTAIPAGKALAVDRDLFSAEITARITAQPRIRLDRREIQSLDDPALAGLDAVVLAAGPLASDALAADLARAIGQQSLYFYDAIAPIVDAASVDYDVAFFASRYEEGEGDYLNCPMDEDGYRRFVADLLAADKVQPREFEKELHFEGCLPIEAMAQRGEMTLAFGPLKPVGLTDPRTGRRPFAVIQLRPENAARTAYNMVGFQTKLTYPEQQRVFRTIPGLAHAEFLRLGSIHRNTFVEAPKTLSPSLELLARPGVFLAGQITGVEGYVESAACGLWLGLSLVARLHGRELPPPPPESALGALLSHLRTDAKHFQPSNVNFGLSPELPGRNKKASRKALYASRAREAWTAWKNQYLDEPGRLPRG
- the wrbA gene encoding NAD(P)H:quinone oxidoreductase; this encodes MNVLTVYYSLYGHVSALAQAAAEGVAEIPGAVATLRRVPETLSPEVIEKMGAADIQKSLSVVPVCTLDELEAADAILFGTPTRFGNMCGQMRQFLDATGGLWAKGALVGKPAGVFCSTATQHGGQETTLVSFIYTLLHHGMVVVGLPYSFSGQTRVDEITGGSPYGATTIAGPDGSRRPSENELAAARFQGRHLAAIAAKLTA
- a CDS encoding LysM peptidoglycan-binding domain-containing protein; this encodes MANSPKFLAFCLIAVLATTMAGCAKYSDYQANMAYINDDLLNQEGELALEQLRAARADYAQAVRSGPVAPGAEVEKQFFAAREKYIVIKKEKELRMGRQSSTKDLASDPELVIPEPPSGNTKRPAHSPAEIPAETPDSAPKPTTDADVPGPPGQALEKAAPAQAPSGSAEAAYTVQKGDTLGGIAKRHNVEVATLASHNALASQNRITPGQVLHIPPR
- a CDS encoding glycerophosphodiester phosphodiesterase, giving the protein MFFHHIPDSQAIGAHRGARSLAPENTLPAIARAHHCGAHFLEIDVRLTADGHVVVFHDDTPARTTNIAASPLAARATHHIDTFTLAELQSLDAGSWFAATDPHGTVKTGEVAPQDAASFPSVIIPTLRQVLDFCREHAFPINVEIKDHAGRSGDSAITAAVLELVADTETRDLVLLSSFNHRYLTQAAVFDPDVPRAALIETAHPGNILDYLMFLDVAACHPDHHITPPDLARALLDDGLRVNLWTINDPDVARAYPPGAGIITDVPQRFV